In Pelecanus crispus isolate bPelCri1 chromosome Z, bPelCri1.pri, whole genome shotgun sequence, the following are encoded in one genomic region:
- the AK6 gene encoding adenylate kinase isoenzyme 6 has translation MRRPNILLTGTPGVGKTTLGKELASRAGMTYINVGDMAKEGELYEGFDEEYDCPILDEDRVIDELEDKMSEGGVIIDYHGCDFFPERWFHMVFVLRTENSFLYDRLESRGYKGKKLQDNIQCEIFQTLYEEAMLSYREEIVHQLPSNTPEDLERNLDQIMQWIEQWMKDNN, from the exons atGAGGCGGCCCAACATTCTGCTCACCG GTACTCCGGGCGTCGGGAAAACCACGCTCGGGAAAGAACTTGCGTCAAGAGCTGGGATGACCTACATTAATGTGGGTGACATGGCAAAAGAAG GAGAACTGTATGAAGGTTTTGATGAGGAATATGATTGTCCAATTTTGGATGAAGACCGG GTAATTGATGAACTAGAAGATAAAATGAGCGAAGGTGGAGTTATTATCGATTATCatggctgtgatttttttcctgaacggTGGTTTCATATGGTATTTGTACTTCGTACAGAAAATTCATTTCTGTATGACAGACTTGAAAGCAG GGGCTACAAAGGGAAAAAGCTGCAAGACAACATTCAGTGTGAAATTTTTCAGACGCTTTATGAGGAAGCTATGTTGTCATATAGAGAGGAAATTGTACACCAGCTACCCAGCAACACTCCAGAAGACCTAGAGAGAAATTTGGATCAGATTATGCAATGGATTGAGCAATGGATGAAGGACAACAACTGA
- the CCDC125 gene encoding coiled-coil domain-containing protein 125 isoform X1, protein MEEAEEDDMTCGDLGNGLGRRPGGVYEEEHLQNFYSLRSRKGTGKVRNSPLSAKRLEESDAAALPGSKHNSFYDGSSEKPVTSSTRQNSCESNTEVSNEELKQQLQEALEEIEILKVELEASQRQLEGKDEALRLLQSMAVFNKATSHTKAMLQKTEEEKRTLEKEINILQWEIEFDQDRFKNIEDTWTEKYDRISCENAALKEALKLRTEEVKTLKAENAILNQQCLEFLAMLDVKQQKVVQENMSLNKGDITDFTGLELAVLGACTCNTSGGQPCPCAKMAAVTRKQVLHLKQETENLKKSKDEAYIMADAFRIAFEQQLMQRKDQALRLAEVIKIKKETKFINWRRLKDDGHVKLQWNKNSLGQKLSSLLSSDADCRKVEKLDHPHEILKMLIDLVNDKEEALAHQRKVSYMLSRAIETKEDVLERDKGNGTLGSCQYKAQGSSGPVHACCQNLHSQNSMSSVPSAKTFENPVKMLRKSHSWPSEAMYCEGKNRRGKVDETL, encoded by the exons atggaggaggcagaagaggaTGACATGACATGTGGAGACTTGGGAAACGGACTTGGGAGAAGGCCTGGAGGTGTTTACGAAGAGGAACATTTGCAAAACTTCTATTCACTTAGATCTAGGAAGGGAACCGGAAAGGTTCGTAATTCTCCTTTGTCAGCAAAGAGACTGGAAGAAAGTGATGCTGCAGCTCTTCCTGGTTCAAAGCACAACAGCTTTTACGATGGATCATCCGAAAAGCCTGTTACTAGTTCAACCCGACAAAATAGCTGTG AATCTAATACTGAAGTGTCAAATGAAGAACTAAAGCAACAACTTCAAGAAGCTCTAGAG gaAATTGAAATATTGAAAGTTGAGCTTGAAGCGTCACAAAGACAGCTTGAAGGAAAAGATGAAGCCCTAAGACTTCTGCAGAGCATG gcagtaTTTAATAAAGCTACTAGTCATACAAAAGCAATGCTTCAaaaaactgaggaagaaaagagaacttTAGAAAAG gaaataaatattttgcaatggGAAATTGAATTTGATCAGGATAGATTTAAAAACATAGAAGACACGTGGACAGAAAAATATGACAG GATATCTTGTGAAAATGCAGCTCTTAAGGAAGCATTGAAGCTGAGAACAGAAGAAGTTAAAACTcttaaagctgaaaatgcaa tCCTGAATCAGCAGTGCTTGGAATTTCTTGCAATGCTAGATGTGAAACAACAGAAGGTTGTTCAGGAAAACATGTCCTTGAATAAAGGTGACATTACAGATTTTACAGGTCTTGAA CTGGCAGTTCTTGGAGCCTGCACCTGCAATACTTCTGGCGGCCAACCTTGTCCTTGTGCTAAAATGGCAGCTGTAACTCGAAAGCAAGTTCTTCATCTCAAGCAAGAG actgaaaatCTGAAGAAGAGTAAAGATGAAGCTTATATAATGGCAGATGCCTTCAGAATTGCATTTGAGCAGCAGCTAATGCAGAGGAAGGACCAAGCCCTGAGGCTTGCAGAAGTGATAAAGATTAAGAAAGAAACGAAATTCATAAACTGGAGACGTCTGAAAGACGATG gaCATGTCAAGTTACAATGGAACAAGAACAGTCTGGGACAAAAACTATCCAGCCTGCTGTCATCAGATGCAGACTGCAGGAAAGTTGAAAAGCTCGACCATCCTCACGAAATCCTGAAGATGTTAATAGATTTG GTAAATGACAAAGAGGAGGCTTTAGCTCATCAAAGAAAGGTTAGTTACATGCTGTCTCGCGCAATAGAGACCAAAGAGGATGTTTTGGAACGGGATAAAGGAAATGGCACGCTGGGGAGTTGTCAGTACAAAGCCCAGGGGTCATCGGGCCCCGTACACGCCTGCTGCCAAAACCTCCATTCTCAAAACAGTATGTCTTCAGTTCCCAGtgcaaaaacatttgaaaatccAGTAAAAATGCTTCGAAAATCACACTCCTGGCCATCAGAGGCTATGTATTGTGAAGGAAAGAATCGACGTGGAAAAGTGGATGAAACTCTGTGA
- the CCDC125 gene encoding coiled-coil domain-containing protein 125 isoform X2: MPAEIQHSLAESNTEVSNEELKQQLQEALEEIEILKVELEASQRQLEGKDEALRLLQSMAVFNKATSHTKAMLQKTEEEKRTLEKEINILQWEIEFDQDRFKNIEDTWTEKYDRISCENAALKEALKLRTEEVKTLKAENAILNQQCLEFLAMLDVKQQKVVQENMSLNKGDITDFTGLELAVLGACTCNTSGGQPCPCAKMAAVTRKQVLHLKQETENLKKSKDEAYIMADAFRIAFEQQLMQRKDQALRLAEVIKIKKETKFINWRRLKDDGHVKLQWNKNSLGQKLSSLLSSDADCRKVEKLDHPHEILKMLIDLVNDKEEALAHQRKVSYMLSRAIETKEDVLERDKGNGTLGSCQYKAQGSSGPVHACCQNLHSQNSMSSVPSAKTFENPVKMLRKSHSWPSEAMYCEGKNRRGKVDETL, from the exons ATGCCTGCTGAGATCCAGCACAGCCTCGCAG AATCTAATACTGAAGTGTCAAATGAAGAACTAAAGCAACAACTTCAAGAAGCTCTAGAG gaAATTGAAATATTGAAAGTTGAGCTTGAAGCGTCACAAAGACAGCTTGAAGGAAAAGATGAAGCCCTAAGACTTCTGCAGAGCATG gcagtaTTTAATAAAGCTACTAGTCATACAAAAGCAATGCTTCAaaaaactgaggaagaaaagagaacttTAGAAAAG gaaataaatattttgcaatggGAAATTGAATTTGATCAGGATAGATTTAAAAACATAGAAGACACGTGGACAGAAAAATATGACAG GATATCTTGTGAAAATGCAGCTCTTAAGGAAGCATTGAAGCTGAGAACAGAAGAAGTTAAAACTcttaaagctgaaaatgcaa tCCTGAATCAGCAGTGCTTGGAATTTCTTGCAATGCTAGATGTGAAACAACAGAAGGTTGTTCAGGAAAACATGTCCTTGAATAAAGGTGACATTACAGATTTTACAGGTCTTGAA CTGGCAGTTCTTGGAGCCTGCACCTGCAATACTTCTGGCGGCCAACCTTGTCCTTGTGCTAAAATGGCAGCTGTAACTCGAAAGCAAGTTCTTCATCTCAAGCAAGAG actgaaaatCTGAAGAAGAGTAAAGATGAAGCTTATATAATGGCAGATGCCTTCAGAATTGCATTTGAGCAGCAGCTAATGCAGAGGAAGGACCAAGCCCTGAGGCTTGCAGAAGTGATAAAGATTAAGAAAGAAACGAAATTCATAAACTGGAGACGTCTGAAAGACGATG gaCATGTCAAGTTACAATGGAACAAGAACAGTCTGGGACAAAAACTATCCAGCCTGCTGTCATCAGATGCAGACTGCAGGAAAGTTGAAAAGCTCGACCATCCTCACGAAATCCTGAAGATGTTAATAGATTTG GTAAATGACAAAGAGGAGGCTTTAGCTCATCAAAGAAAGGTTAGTTACATGCTGTCTCGCGCAATAGAGACCAAAGAGGATGTTTTGGAACGGGATAAAGGAAATGGCACGCTGGGGAGTTGTCAGTACAAAGCCCAGGGGTCATCGGGCCCCGTACACGCCTGCTGCCAAAACCTCCATTCTCAAAACAGTATGTCTTCAGTTCCCAGtgcaaaaacatttgaaaatccAGTAAAAATGCTTCGAAAATCACACTCCTGGCCATCAGAGGCTATGTATTGTGAAGGAAAGAATCGACGTGGAAAAGTGGATGAAACTCTGTGA